One genomic segment of Solibacillus isronensis includes these proteins:
- the jag gene encoding RNA-binding cell elongation regulator Jag/EloR, with amino-acid sequence MKQTTQIGATVEEAISLALQKLGHTREQVDVEVLQEGKKGFLGFGARNAEVRVTVKEIVQQQVDQETTSDSASDVEELTIVEETIENEPVSSNEDQSIHHEQQQVDPIEEAKGYLTNIALGMGITDLTIDHETDGKHVSFKLSSEKAALLIGKRGLTLNALQHLTQLILNKTAKSFMILQMDVEDYRERRQVALEQLALRMADKAIRTRKPVSFEPMASYERKIIHNALANRIDIETHSEGVEPNRYLVIEPVK; translated from the coding sequence GTGAAACAAACTACGCAAATAGGCGCAACAGTAGAAGAAGCGATCTCATTAGCGTTACAAAAGCTTGGCCATACTCGTGAACAAGTTGATGTGGAAGTTTTACAAGAGGGTAAAAAAGGATTTTTAGGTTTTGGGGCACGAAATGCTGAAGTTCGTGTCACTGTAAAGGAAATTGTTCAGCAGCAAGTGGATCAAGAGACGACTTCAGATTCTGCATCTGATGTGGAAGAACTGACAATTGTCGAGGAAACAATCGAGAATGAGCCGGTTTCATCTAATGAAGATCAATCAATTCACCATGAACAACAACAAGTGGATCCTATTGAAGAGGCAAAAGGGTATTTAACGAATATTGCTTTAGGAATGGGAATTACAGATTTAACAATTGACCATGAAACAGATGGCAAACATGTTTCATTTAAGTTATCGAGCGAGAAAGCAGCGTTATTAATTGGAAAGCGTGGCCTTACATTAAATGCGCTTCAACATTTAACTCAGCTCATTCTTAATAAAACAGCCAAATCGTTTATGATTTTACAAATGGATGTGGAAGATTATCGTGAGCGACGTCAAGTAGCGCTTGAACAGCTGGCATTACGCATGGCGGACAAGGCTATTCGAACACGAAAACCCGTATCATTTGAACCGATGGCATCTTATGAACGAAAAATTATTCATAATGCCCTGGCAAATCGTATAGATATCGAAACGCACTCAGAAGGTGTCGAACCAAATCGATATTTAGTCATAGAGCCAGTAAAATAA
- the mnmE gene encoding tRNA uridine-5-carboxymethylaminomethyl(34) synthesis GTPase MnmE, whose amino-acid sequence MEFDTIAAISTPMGEGAIAIVRLSGDEAVAIADKIFKSPNHKRLTEVATHTIHYGHLIDPKTDEVVEEVMLSLMRGPKTFTREDVVEINCHGGIVSVNRVLQLVLRYGARLAEPGEFTKRAFLNGRIDLSQAEAVMDLIRAKTDRAMNVALGQMDGKLSRLITSLRQALLETLAQVEVNIDYPEYDDVEEMTIPVLLEKCGWVREEIIKLLQTSSQGKILREGLSTVILGRPNVGKSSLLNSLVQENKAIVTDIAGTTRDIIEEYVNVRGVPLRLVDTAGIRETEDIVERIGVERSREALKDADLILLVLNYGEELTEEDERLFETIQAMDYIVVVNKTDIERKIDLNRVHELAGKHRVVTTSLLKEEGVIELEEAIAALFFEGQVEANDLTYVSNARHIALLHQAQQVIEDALAAAESGVPVDMIQIDVTRTWEILGEIIGDTVQESLINQLFSQFCLGK is encoded by the coding sequence ATGGAATTCGATACGATTGCTGCGATTTCCACTCCAATGGGAGAAGGAGCTATTGCGATTGTTCGTCTGAGCGGCGATGAGGCGGTAGCGATTGCAGATAAAATATTTAAATCACCAAATCATAAGCGTTTGACGGAAGTTGCGACACATACGATCCATTACGGACATCTGATCGACCCGAAAACGGATGAAGTGGTAGAGGAAGTTATGTTGAGCTTAATGCGCGGACCGAAAACATTTACGCGAGAAGATGTTGTCGAAATCAATTGTCATGGCGGTATTGTGTCTGTTAACCGAGTATTACAGCTTGTCTTACGTTACGGTGCACGTTTAGCAGAGCCTGGGGAATTTACGAAACGTGCATTTTTAAATGGCCGTATCGACTTATCACAGGCAGAAGCGGTAATGGATTTAATACGTGCAAAAACTGACCGCGCGATGAATGTTGCGCTTGGCCAGATGGATGGGAAGCTTTCTCGTCTTATTACTTCTTTACGCCAGGCATTATTAGAGACGTTGGCACAAGTGGAAGTAAACATTGATTATCCGGAATATGACGATGTAGAAGAAATGACGATTCCTGTACTTCTTGAAAAGTGCGGTTGGGTACGAGAGGAAATAATTAAATTACTTCAAACATCATCTCAAGGTAAAATTTTACGTGAAGGTTTATCTACCGTTATTTTAGGACGTCCAAACGTAGGTAAATCATCTCTTTTAAATAGTTTGGTTCAAGAAAATAAAGCGATTGTAACCGACATTGCAGGCACAACTCGTGATATTATTGAAGAATACGTAAATGTACGTGGAGTTCCTTTACGTTTAGTTGATACAGCAGGTATTCGGGAAACAGAAGATATTGTTGAACGAATCGGAGTTGAACGTTCGAGAGAGGCATTAAAAGATGCCGATTTAATATTGCTTGTATTAAATTACGGAGAAGAGCTTACAGAAGAAGATGAACGCCTTTTTGAAACGATTCAGGCGATGGATTATATTGTCGTTGTCAACAAGACAGATATCGAACGCAAAATCGATTTAAACCGTGTTCATGAATTGGCTGGAAAACATCGTGTCGTAACGACTTCGTTATTGAAAGAAGAAGGTGTAATCGAGCTGGAAGAAGCGATTGCAGCATTGTTCTTTGAAGGGCAAGTAGAAGCGAATGATTTAACATATGTATCAAATGCGCGACATATTGCGCTATTGCATCAAGCTCAACAGGTGATTGAGGATGCGCTTGCTGCAGCAGAATCAGGTGTACCTGTCGATATGATTCAAATCGATGTGACACGTACATGGGAAATTCTTGGTGAAATTATTGGAGATACTGTACAGGAAAGCTTAATTAATCAGCTATTCTCGCAGTTCTGTTTAGGGAAATAA
- the mnmG gene encoding tRNA uridine-5-carboxymethylaminomethyl(34) synthesis enzyme MnmG gives MSIQYEAGNFDVIVVGAGHAGVESAYAAAKMGAKTLMLTINLDMIAFMPCNPSVGGPAKGIVVREIDALGGLMGRIIDKTHIQMRMLNTGKGPAVRALRAQADKFQYQHEMKRVLEEEENLQIHQAMVDELIVEDGEVKGVITQVGAIYRAPAVIITTGTFLRGEIILGNLKYSSGPNNQQPSIKLADNLKELGFDLIRFKTGTPPRVNNRTIDYSKTEIQPGDDVPRAFSFETTEYIMDQLPCWLTYTTEETHRTIEENLHLSPMFSGMIKGTGPRYCPSIEDKVTRFNDKPRHQIFLEPEGRNTREVYVQGLSTSLPEHVQKKLIASIPGLENAEMMRAGYAIEYDSVIPTQLWPTLETKKIQGLYTAGQINGTSGYEEAAGQGLMAGMNAAAKVLGREEIILDRSDAYIGVLIDDLVTKGTNEPYRLLTSRAEYRLLLRHDNADLRLTEIGYKAGMITEDRYAKFQVKKAQIEQEIARLREIIIKPNETTQEVIRNAGGAELKDGIRGADLLKRTEMTYDLVASLTPSEVELSGDVKEQIEIQLKYEGYIQKALQQVEKMKKLEDKKIPENIDYDAIPSLATEARMKLKSVQPLSIAQASRISGVNPADVSILLVYIEQGKIAKVTTN, from the coding sequence ATGTCAATACAATACGAAGCAGGTAATTTTGACGTAATCGTTGTTGGTGCAGGACATGCAGGTGTGGAATCTGCCTATGCAGCTGCGAAAATGGGTGCTAAAACACTCATGCTTACAATTAACTTAGATATGATTGCGTTTATGCCTTGTAATCCATCAGTCGGCGGACCTGCGAAAGGAATCGTTGTTCGCGAAATTGATGCACTTGGCGGTTTAATGGGACGCATTATCGATAAAACACATATTCAAATGCGCATGTTAAATACCGGGAAAGGTCCAGCAGTACGTGCTTTACGTGCACAAGCGGATAAATTCCAGTATCAGCATGAAATGAAACGGGTTTTGGAAGAAGAAGAAAACCTTCAAATTCATCAGGCAATGGTCGATGAACTAATTGTAGAGGATGGCGAAGTAAAAGGTGTTATTACACAAGTTGGAGCAATTTACCGTGCACCGGCTGTCATCATTACTACAGGTACGTTTTTACGTGGGGAAATTATTTTAGGAAATCTGAAATATTCTTCAGGTCCAAACAACCAGCAGCCATCGATTAAATTAGCGGATAACTTAAAAGAATTAGGGTTTGACTTAATTCGTTTTAAAACAGGAACACCACCACGTGTAAACAACCGTACAATTGATTATTCAAAAACGGAAATTCAACCTGGTGATGATGTACCCCGTGCATTCAGTTTTGAAACAACAGAATATATTATGGATCAGCTTCCTTGCTGGTTAACTTATACAACAGAAGAAACACATCGTACAATTGAGGAAAACCTGCACTTGTCTCCAATGTTTTCAGGGATGATTAAAGGGACAGGTCCACGTTACTGCCCATCAATTGAAGATAAAGTAACGCGCTTTAACGATAAGCCGCGTCACCAGATTTTCCTTGAGCCTGAAGGACGCAATACACGTGAAGTATATGTCCAAGGTTTATCGACAAGCTTACCAGAGCATGTTCAAAAGAAATTAATCGCATCGATTCCTGGTTTAGAGAATGCCGAAATGATGCGTGCAGGCTATGCGATTGAGTACGATTCAGTTATTCCTACACAATTATGGCCAACATTAGAAACGAAAAAAATCCAAGGTCTTTATACAGCAGGTCAAATTAACGGTACTTCAGGCTATGAAGAAGCAGCAGGGCAAGGGTTAATGGCCGGAATGAATGCCGCAGCAAAAGTATTAGGCCGTGAAGAAATTATTTTAGACCGTTCAGATGCCTATATCGGTGTATTAATTGACGACCTAGTTACAAAAGGTACGAATGAACCTTACCGTCTATTAACTTCACGTGCAGAGTACCGTCTTCTATTACGTCATGACAATGCAGATTTACGTTTAACTGAAATCGGTTATAAAGCAGGGATGATTACAGAAGATCGTTACGCGAAGTTCCAAGTGAAAAAAGCACAGATTGAACAGGAAATTGCACGTCTGCGTGAAATTATCATTAAGCCGAATGAGACGACACAAGAAGTCATCCGCAATGCTGGCGGCGCGGAGCTAAAAGATGGTATCCGCGGAGCAGACCTTTTAAAACGTACTGAAATGACGTATGATTTAGTTGCTTCCCTAACTCCATCAGAAGTGGAACTTTCAGGTGATGTAAAAGAGCAGATTGAAATTCAATTAAAATATGAAGGGTATATTCAAAAAGCACTTCAGCAAGTAGAAAAAATGAAGAAGCTTGAGGATAAGAAAATCCCTGAAAATATCGATTATGATGCTATTCCAAGCTTGGCGACAGAAGCACGCATGAAGCTTAAAAGTGTTCAGCCGCTTTCAATTGCTCAAGCATCACGTATTTCAGGTGTAAACCCTGCAGATGTTTCAATTTTACTTGTCTATATTGAGCAAGGTAAAATTGCAAAAGTAACTACGAATTGA